The sequence below is a genomic window from Sorangiineae bacterium MSr12523.
CGGTGTTTTGCATGCTTCTTCGCGGCCCACTGCGGGCGGTGCCACGGCTTTTCGTGCTCGGTGCGTATGGCGTGTACGCGGGAATCTTCCTGTTCAATTTGACCATGACGGTGCTCATCGGCGATTACCGATTGGCGGCGGCGAGCGCGGTCGTGACGGTCGGAACGTTGGGCGCGATGGCCATGGGGCTTCGGGCGCGCTGGGCTTCCGCCGGGCTCGCATCACGCGAAGAAAGGAGCGCGTAAGCGCGTGCTCCTGGTCTGTGCGGCCACGCGGCCCGAGTACGATGCCTGCCTGGCGGGGATCCGTGACGCGGGGCTTACGACGTCGTTCGACCTGCTGCGCGTTGGCGTCGGGCCTGCACATGCCGCGCGCAGCTTGCGCGAGCGCCTTGCCCGTGGCCCCGCTCCGAGCCGCATTCTATCGTGCGGGTTCGCGGGGGCGCTGGTCGGCGGAGTTCCGCTCGGCGCGTGGATCACCGCGGAAACGCTGTCCGAGTGGAAAGATGGCGCGCTCGTTCCGGTGGTGCGCCCGGTGGCCGTCGCCTCGTGCCTGCCATGCGACGTCGTTTCGGCGGATCATCTCGTGGGCCGAGATTCGCCGCTCCGCAGCGTCCCCCGTGATTCGTCGCGGCCTCTCGTCGCCGATATGGAGTCCGCCGCGCTGTCGATGGCGGCCGGAGCCATCGCGCTATCCGTCGTGCGCCTGGTGAGCGACACGCCGGAGCACCCGCTGCCCGAGTTTCTCGCGCCCTTCACGGCGGCGATGGCCGGAACCGATTCCCCCGCGCGCTCGGCCCTCCGCGGCGTCGGCTCCGCGCTCACCGATCCGCGTGGCGTGGCCCGCCTCCTCCGCGAAGGGCGAACTTGGACGAAAAAACTCCGCGAAGGCTTCGCCACCCTCGCGCCGTCTCTGGTCTCGTTCGAGAGCAACCGCCAAGACGCCAAGGACGCCAAGATGGATTGATGTGCTGATGCATCGGAAGCCCCAATCCTTGGCGATCTTGGCGCTTTGGCGGTTTTCTCCTCTGACTAGAACGTGAGCTTTTGCAGCCCCAACGTCGCTGTGAGCAGCAGTTGCCACGTGCCTGGATGATCGATCGAAGCGAACGGCGCGGCGATCTCGGGGAAGACATTTTGCGGGCGCGCCCAATAGGAATAACTCCCGCGCAAGCCCACGGAGCCGAGGCCGAACGGAATGAGTTCCCCGGGCCGGCCGGAGACCTTGGAGTGCCCGACGACGAAGTTGTACGAGAGGCGCACGTCCGACTCGAACACACCGTCGCGCGGTTTCGCGGGATCGAGGCGGTAGCCGGCGGCTGCGCGCAGCTCCATCTGCCGCGAAGGCGAACGCACGAGGAACGAGGCGCTCCCGCCCGTGCGCGGGATGGTCCGCCCGGAGCGCTCTTCGCTCCAGAGGTGCTCGAGCGCGCCCCCGAAATGGAGGAGCAGGCGCACGGCGTCGTAGCTCGCCGATTGACCATTCCCGAGAGGGTTCACCACGCCCGAAAGGCGAATGGGCCGCAGGGCCGACCGTCCCCGTTCGCCATCGAGAATCGCTTCGCCAATCGCACCGCCGAGCCCGAACCACTCGCCCGGCGCGCACGGACCCAACAGCGACACGAGGGGCGGCCGCAGCTCCCGAGTCTCCGGATCGTGGCAGAACCAAAGCGCCTCCGATTGAAAAAACGTGAGCTGCCCCATGAGCCCATGCGTCGGCGCATGCAGCACGTCGAACTTCAGAAGGCCGAAATCGCCTCCGCGCGTATCGCCGCGAACGATCTCGAGCCCGCCGCCACCCGCTCCGTCGAGCTCCCCGTCGCCGTTGCCCAGCACCCCCCCGAGCGCCGATAGCTCGAGCAGCCGTATTCCCGTGACGTAGTGCGCGACCGCCCCGTGGATTCCATCTTCTCGCATCTCCTGCGGCGGATTCGGTATCCCCGCCTCGATCGCGCGCCGCACTTCGTCCGTGAGGCGTGGAAGATCGGGCTCGCCGAGGATCTTTCCCGTCTCCTCTTTGGGAAACCGGAGCAATTCGTCCGTATGAGGGGCGATCGCCAGCGCATAGTACTGGGAGAGCGGAACCCCTCGGTCGTCCGTCTGCGGGACGGTCAGCACCACGGGATCGCCTTCCGTTGCCATCACGTCCGAGGGCGCCAACGTCGGCGGCACCTTGGGGCCCATGATGTAACTGCGTCGAATGGCAATTTGATGCGAGGGCCACGCATGCTTCGGGCTCCACCAGCGGCCGGCTAGCTCGTTCAGCGTCCTGCGCGTCTCCGCCTGCGAAACCGCGCCGAGCCGCTCGAACGTGGCCTGGAGCGCGATGTCCATCGCCTGGTCGTACGGAAGCGGGCTTTCGAGCGCGGCCACCCCCAGGTGGGCACCGAGCAGATTCGAATACAGATCGTCCGGCGTGAACGACGAATAGATCTCCTCGGCCGCGCGGAATTTCGTAAGCCCATAATATTGAACGAGCTCGGCCCAAACCGAGAGATGGAACGCGACGCGGATGGCGATGAGATCGCTGGTGCGTTCCAGATCCTGCGGCGGCACGGCCTGCAACACGAAGAGGGTTCGATCGGCGCCCTTGGGGCCGAGATCGATGCTTCCTGCTCCGCGGGCGAGGAGCGGGCGCAGGCGCATCGAGAGGTAGGCGGCGATGTCCGCGAAGTCCCGCGTGTGCCCGAGATCGACGAATCCCCCGCGGCGCGTGTAGAGAAAGCCGTTGTTTTCGGTCAATTCGCCGTCCACGGAGTAGGAATGGCGTCCCACGCCATGGGTCGAGATGACCCCGGCGATGACGATCGGAACGTGCGTGGCGCCCAAGTGGATCGGCATGTCGGGGGCCATCGCGCAACAAGGCCGTCCGCGCGGTGCGGCGCGACCCGGTTCCCGCGTATCGGCGTGAGCGAAGGACGGGGCGGCCACGAAGGCGACCCACACGAAGCAAAGGAGGAAACGAAATTGGAGAGCAGTCATCCCAGCCGCGATCAGAAAATAAGCCCGTTGGCGAGGTAATAGGCGAGAGGAAATTCGTCAGGAGCGTGATCCGTGGGCGAGTGGGCAATCTCCACCCGGAAGACACTCGATCGGTCCCACTGGAAGTAAAAGCCACCGCCCACGCTGTATTTGATGCCCGGCGTGGACCCATCGGCGACCGACGAGCCCCAGTCGTTCCAGACGCGGCCGGCATCGAGAAAGGTCGTCGTCCCAATCTGGAGTTGCCACGACAGAACGCGAAAGCTCGGGATGAACGAGGTGCGCAGCTCGTAAT
It includes:
- a CDS encoding DUF4056 domain-containing protein produces the protein MTALQFRFLLCFVWVAFVAAPSFAHADTREPGRAAPRGRPCCAMAPDMPIHLGATHVPIVIAGVISTHGVGRHSYSVDGELTENNGFLYTRRGGFVDLGHTRDFADIAAYLSMRLRPLLARGAGSIDLGPKGADRTLFVLQAVPPQDLERTSDLIAIRVAFHLSVWAELVQYYGLTKFRAAEEIYSSFTPDDLYSNLLGAHLGVAALESPLPYDQAMDIALQATFERLGAVSQAETRRTLNELAGRWWSPKHAWPSHQIAIRRSYIMGPKVPPTLAPSDVMATEGDPVVLTVPQTDDRGVPLSQYYALAIAPHTDELLRFPKEETGKILGEPDLPRLTDEVRRAIEAGIPNPPQEMREDGIHGAVAHYVTGIRLLELSALGGVLGNGDGELDGAGGGGLEIVRGDTRGGDFGLLKFDVLHAPTHGLMGQLTFFQSEALWFCHDPETRELRPPLVSLLGPCAPGEWFGLGGAIGEAILDGERGRSALRPIRLSGVVNPLGNGQSASYDAVRLLLHFGGALEHLWSEERSGRTIPRTGGSASFLVRSPSRQMELRAAAGYRLDPAKPRDGVFESDVRLSYNFVVGHSKVSGRPGELIPFGLGSVGLRGSYSYWARPQNVFPEIAAPFASIDHPGTWQLLLTATLGLQKLTF